The Nitrospiraceae bacterium genome window below encodes:
- a CDS encoding DUF5615 family PIN-like protein, with protein MNFLIDAQLPPALARLIISLGHGAVHVEEIGILLATDQTIWNYAVFNAKVIITKDEDFKNILLLASPPVTPVVWVRIGNCSNAALVRWFQPLFSQVIANLDQGERLIELY; from the coding sequence ATGAACTTCCTGATTGACGCTCAGCTCCCTCCAGCATTAGCCCGTCTTATCATATCTCTCGGCCATGGAGCCGTTCACGTCGAAGAAATAGGCATACTCCTCGCAACGGACCAGACGATCTGGAACTACGCCGTTTTCAATGCCAAGGTCATTATCACAAAGGATGAAGACTTTAAAAATATTCTTTTACTTGCTTCTCCGCCGGTAACGCCCGTCGTCTGGGTCCGGATCGGCAACTGCTCCAACGCGGCACTCGTCCGGTGGTTTCAGCCCCTGTTCTCTCAAGTGATCGCCAACCTTGACCAAGGTGAGCGGCTCATTGAGTTATATTAG